GCCCGTTTCGAAGGAAAGCACCGACGGACCGAGCTGCAAAGCTGCGCGATTGTCGCAGCGTTAAATCAGTGTCTCCACCACGGTCCCAGTCGGCGGaggtttcttttcattactgctgctgctgatgctacGAAAAGCCTACTGAGCACGAGACAGGCGCCGAACAGAAAAGACAAACAGTGTGTGCTAGGTACAGTGTGTTGTTTGAATATCTACAGCCAGCCAGCGAGCACAAGTTGCCCTGGCACCGAGAGGACATTGGTTCGGTATACAtacattatttttctgttgttgcgGGGATTTGAAGTGTAACCGTTAagtaaaaaagggaaacgatACGACCGGTGAGGAAATATCGCAAATCGGTAGCAAGACTGTAGCGAGAGATTGGGAGTGTGTTATCCTCTGGCAGCGAAATAGCAGCAGTGCAGCGAAAGTGTACGTCAACATGGTGAAGTTGCTGGCCTTAATTGGCATCCTCGCGCTGACGGTGGCAACAGGTAAGCGGTCTAGTCTTAAGCTTCCCCCTTTTGCCTCAAGGGTTTTGAAGTCATTTCACACAGAACGGCTGATGATGTCAGCCATCGACGGTCCCTTCTGTGCCGTTGGCCATTGTGGGGTGGGAAATGAGCTTCCGCCTGTGTTTTTGCTCGTATTGGATGGAAGgttttttcagtttttcattccgctttttgtttttgctctcgCACCTACCGTCGAAAGTAGTCGCGACCTGAGTGCGTTCGGTGCATTGAAAATGGGTTTTAGCAAAAAACTGCACAAGAACCCGTTTTCTGTGTCACGCGTAAAGCCCTCAGACGAGATGCGATGCGGTCGGGTTTTGCAGCATTATTGCAGTGACGTTGTTTTCGCTTTTGGGGCCAACCTTTCACATAGCTTGTCTCACCCGGTCGCTGTACTTGTGGTACGGTTTTCACGCATCAACCACCCCAAGTGCTGCACAACAATCGATCGTCAGGCGGTACAGGGTGTCTCTACATTCTGCGTGGGAGTTTGACAGTTGAGCTTCGACtgttactgtttgtttgtgggtggaCCCAAACTCCGCAACATTCCATCCAGCGGGATGGAATGTCCTAATTGCGCTAACGAACGCGGTGGGCACACACTTCCGCAAACGGATCCGCACGCGCTGGGCGAAGGATCGTTTCGACCACGGTCGGTTACCGCACCATCATATTTCCCACTACCGGATATGGGAGACCGCCTGCTAACGGGGTGGACCACTCGGCGTTGAGATAACATTATACAATCAGCATATCGGGGTTGCCTACCCATGCGGACGAATTGCGCACCGAACGTCACCACGTCAACATCGTTGACACcttggcttgttttttttttttgtattattattcaCTTCCAACTTTACATTGGTTTTGCGTCCGGAACCGGGTCGAACTGGCTTGTTCGGTACCGGCTTTCTTTCGCCCAGTGGTATTACGTGATACGCGTGCAGTCAGGTCCGAAACAGGCAAACCCCCtggggggagggaggagggTGGTGTAAGATCCGGTGTGGGATCCTTGGGACGCGCGACGGAAAACCAGTTCCCTCCCGTCAGCGCATAATGCAAGCCAATTTACAAAACACTCATCTCTTTCTCCGGTggcatttttcctttccattccgAGTGGAAATTGAAACCGACGGTAAAGCAAAAATGGAGGACAGCAGacagccaaaacaaaaaaaagaatttaaatgcagattttttgggtttttgaaTGATCAGGCGCTAGGGCAAAATGTCATGCCATTCAGTGTAAACGAATTTTGGTTGGTATACTGTCGTAGTTTACCTTGAGGATATTGCCAGCAAATGgtgatttttaataattgtttattttgacaaAAGTAGTCCGTAAAATCAATTTGACTTTTGGCAATAAAGCTCCaaattaaaaagataaaataatgttttataaagTAAAAAGAGGAAAGTCTATAAACATAGCTTTTAAGTACACTATTTGACATCTTTAGGGCCCTCCTTTAACTCCTTAAGGGCCACTTAACTCACTAAAACGACtagtgtgggttttttttaattcaacgAAACGTgtcgttcggttttttttaatttgttcaataaaaataattttaaaacaccttGAAACATCTTTTATCCACACagttttaatcaatttagcTCACAAAGAGCTCtaacaaataaattagatGTCGATTACGATCACGATGTCgattccattttatttaatagcttcgaatttatcaattttgcaAGTGAGTGGGTGTTGTACCTTCCTAGACGCAGTGccaaacaaaaagcgtttaaGGATTGTTTTTAGCTCACCGTGCATggttaaaacaacaaactgatGCTAACCTTACAACAAAAAGGTTCTAATTACCTTGATTATTTGGCCATGACCAAGCATATTGACTAAAAATTTGTGGAATAAGCTGAAGTCTCTtttgtgaaacgaaatcataaAGCAGTTGGTGAAACAGTGTGGTgcaataaaatgaagcaatttgTAATGTGCATTTCAGTAAGCTTACTTTGGCATGAAATACACATGGAACTCACTTATAATTGGCAGTTTTCCGTggataaattttacaaatttacTGTACGTTTCCTTTTACCCTTAGCTTTATGCAAGTaacttgaaaacaaaacaaaaattggcGTACATTTACCTTCCGCTTTCGGTAGTTGACGAGATATCCCCACGCACGGATGAGTATTActtggctttttttctctctccatAAAACCCAGcgtgtacgcacacacacacacacactcctgCGTCGGTAATGAAGCTCGAGCCGCACCATACCGTGTCAGCAATTATGGGTGCGGGTTACTTATTTTGCCCATTACACATCCTCTTTCCACCGCGGTTCCAACCCGGGGTAAAGTTGATTTGTTGCTTCCGCCGGTAAGCCGCCGCATACAGCGGCCGAATggcgagggggagggggggcagGGTAGTGACTTATGCAATACGATCGAATCACGGGTGAGATCGGACCGAAACCACGCAGCCTTTCCGCATTTTGCCCGAAAGACGAGCGCCACGGTTGCGGTCGCAATCGGagtgatattattttttttttcttcaataattTGCTCTCCAACACGATTTTGCTTCCTTGAGTGTGGAGAGCGCACTAATACCATGCCCGCACAGTCGAAATCAATCATACCgatgtttcatttcctttccattaGGATCGGTCATGTCGCGTAAAAACGCACCTCGTCAGCGCCCCCGGGTGCAAATTTTGTACCAGAAACAATTGTGCGATTGCGTGGCTGTTTTCGGTTCATTAGCTGAAGCTGTACATCAACCGACGAAAGCCAAAACCCCCGATCCGAACATCCGAGCCCCGGTATGCCCGGAGAGGATCAGATCAAATAAATGAACTTCAACCCAGTCCGCTTCGGCATGAtcgtggtggtgggttgtgtttttcgcCTCGACAACCACCAGATGAAAGAAGCCGAGCCGGTAGACATTATGCTGGTATGGAAAATGATCCATCGAATCGCAATGGCAGGCGATCTTTCGCAACGGTTTTGGGTGCCGCATCAAATGTCAACCCCCATCGGGCTGGAAATGTCGATGGGGATGTTTGTGGGCGAGAGGGGGTGTGAGGCAGGcgagtttctttctttttcctaaCCCCCATTAGATTGTTTGGGGCGATGGGTACACGATCACGAAGCTCGATTGCTCGAACACGGTACATTAGCGGGCCCGTTATAGGGCAAACCCAGCGTACTCGTGCGCAAATGCATTCTTCGCGGCTGCGTGTACCttccttttttgccaaacCCAAATTCGAATCGAATTCGCAGCCGGGCACTGGTGCACCTGCTGCATCTGGCGGTACGATCCGACTCCGTAAAACGTGCAGCGAGCGTTGTCGGTGTTGAGGTGTGCAAAAAGGTTGACGACTGCAACCGAGAAGCTTTCCCAATAATGGTTCTTTTATGCTAAAGGAGtgcccaaaacaacaacagaaaaaaaacccaacgcCGTGGGTTTAATGCGAACGCTGTTCGTGCAAATGGTAAAGGTGGAAGCGTAATTTACGATACACGCTCTCGTGTAATGGTCGGATTTTGGGGTACGTAAAGCCGGCGCTGTATCATTTCCCTGACCCGAATCGGTAATTTAACACACTCATCACGAGATCGATTACATACGATCCACAACCACGGCACGGGGTGTTGAAGCGAAAGTGTTCCTCGCTTCTACGGCGTTGAAGTCTTCCTGCCGCAACCGGCCTTTCGTAGCTTTCCCTCCGCCGGGTTGTTGCATCGGTTTTGTGTCTTtggatggcttttttttacgatcgatCACTCGATCGCGTAGAGAGGTACCGGTACCCCGGGGAGGGTCAAGGTTCAAGTGTCTTCAAGCGATACTTAAGCAAGTGCTCCAACCGTGAGACTTCAGCCGCAAGTGAGTCAATTAATGTACATTCCCGTCGCAAACACTGACACGGGCTTTAAGCGCACCGGTAAATACTATCTCGGGCTCGCGAAGATCTTCACGCTGTGAACCGTTCAAGCTTAGTCAGACATTGATTACCCAACTGGGGAGAAGAtgagcgcaaaaaaaaccccgcgaCACCGAAACACTGAGCTGAGATGATTCTTCATTACGGTGATCGGTATCACCCTGTGAAACGGGCACTAGGTCGAATTGGTAACACCATTCATGAGCGTAACGTGCCTGTGCCAAATTGCCGACTAACTGTGCGCCCAATTCCCCTCGCTACTACCTCCCCCTCCGCCAACAGTCCCGCTATGGTCTGTAGAACAAGATCGAACTCGAGCTATTCGAACCAAAAGCGTTCTGCTCGCTGTGGTTTTTCGAATGTAACCGTTCCGACCTTCGCAGTAGTCTCTTATTACCATGATCCGAACATACCGATCGGTTAAGAATGTGTTTAATTTGATGTTAATTTGATCTTCAATTTTCCCTTCCTTCTCAACCGCGACACGTAGCCACGGCCGAAGTGCGAATCAAGCGACAGGCGGAAGAAACGACCAAGAAGGAAGAGTCATTCGAGAAGGAGCTTTGCAAAGACAAAGATGCCGGTGAATGGTTCCGGCTGGTAGCGGGCGAAGGTGATAACTGCCGTGACGTCATCCAGTGCACATCGTCGGTAAGTGGTAGCAATGCACTCTTGTGTTTTTATCCCTTAAAATTGACCATTCGCTATCCGCGTACACCATCGATAGGGTCTGCAAGCCATCCGTTGCCCGGCCGGGCTGTACTTCGACATCGAGAAGCAGACCTGCGACTGGAAGGATGCGGTAAAGAACTGTAAATTCAAGAACAAGGAGCGCAAGGTGAAACCGCTGCTGATCACCGACGAACCGCTCTGCCAGGACGGGTTCCTCGCTTGCGGTGACGGTAACTGCATCGAGCGCGGGCTCTTCTGCAACGGCGAGAAAGACTGTACCGACGGTTCGGACGAGAACTCCTGCGGTAAGTGTCCTGACCCACGTACTCCACCTTCCCCCACACGCTGCGAGTGAGAGTGATGCGCGTTAAAGCGTTTCACAACCCGATCGAATTTCCTAAATGTTATGCGCCAAAATTAGCCACCAAACCTTTCGTCCGGTGGAGGCCGTACCATAGATCACGCCCGTTTAAAATTCATATCCataaccagcagcagcagtggcagcggCATCCTCACCGCGTGGCACAACAATGCAGTGCTGCGATCGATCCGTGGAATTTGCATAATCCTCCACAATCCGCGCCGAGGCGTGGCAGCGAAACTGGATTCCTTTAAATAaatccacacacatacacacacacacatacgcacgtACAAAAAGcaggagaagaagaagaagaagaagcaaaattCCACCTAATCGAGTTGTTACGAAAAGTGGTGCTAAAACCACTTCCATCTCTCGCCCTCCCACTTGCAAACGCTTGCAACTCTCCCGCACGGGATATGGAAAGATCACATTCCACATGCGGGGCGACcacatacaaacatacacgTGCCCAGCGATCGGTTTTCGTTTGCAGACGCGCTGAAAACCCACCTGGACGTCCTTGAGGGATAACCGACGGACCCAGATAGACACACCACTCGTAGCGGTAGTACAGAAGCAGAGAcataaaaccacacaaacacacacacacacaatctgtTTACCAAGTCCCTCGTACACTGTACAGCATGGCCATTGTACGGATCTGCACAGCAGGATCGATCGCTGTCTAATTTTGACCCACACCCGAAAATCTTCACCGCACATCTTTCACATCTCACCCTGCGTTGACCTTGCCGTAAGGGGCGAAGATGTTGGATGTCATTTCGCCAGCATTGGGACCTTTCGGACATCAGGAGGTTCAGACAACAGTTGAAGATCTTCATGTACTCCTCTGGCGTGGCTATTTTTAGATCTTGTCTCAATCACCAAAAAGTCTCAACCCACGTGAAGGGATTCGCTCTAGGGCGAACCGAATTTCACCGAAAAACTTTCTCTTTCTACTGAGCACCGCCGAAGCGGACACATCCATTCggtggcaaaaaaggaaagagagaaaaagagagacaGAAATGAAAGGAccttttacaaaaaaaaaaaaaatcacccacaaacaaaaaacgatctCCTTTTCGGTGGGATCCACACTTTCCGTGGCGGTTTTACATCACGCAGACATTACAACATAACAATAACGATAACGGCTCTTACGCTTTAGACGAAGGTGCCCACACCCCTGCTCACTGGGTGCTGCtttcacattttgcatgcactTTAGCACACGGAGTGTGCTGTAAAGCTCACGTTTGAGCCAATTTCTTgcacaaatgcacacacacacgcacacacaagtGCGCCGGCAAGGAACAGCTGGTAAGCGGGTTGTTTTGCACAAATCCTGCACCTTCACCTGAAGAAGTGAAATAATGCGAAGTAAACAACCAAACGTACGCTCGGCAACATATCGTGGGTGAAGGTGAAAGGAGAAAGGCTACTTCGGAGCCGGATGTAAGCGTCGATTCTACccctgtttggttttttgttggttgttgttgttgtggttgtttatGGTACGAACCATTTACTCTTAGCCTTTTGAGCCCGCGAGGCAATTAGCTAGCCATTGGTGGTTGTATTAGTTTTTCGCTGTTGCCCAGATTCGCCAATACCATTGTTTGTACTGTGCGCGGATCGACAAACGACCCCGCAGGCGCAGGTCTCCCCACTAAATGGAGTTGGTGTACATATTagacaagaaaaaagaagcacTGCTCCCCCAAAGGTTATGCATGCAATCGCACACTCCCGGACGATGATGCTCACGTGAAAATAGCAACACGaaccaaacaacaagaaaaaaaaaccacacagacacatcTCCCCATCTGCAAATGGCCGAGGCCTAACAGCAGCAGGTGGAATTGCAAAAGCTTACGCAATGGCTTACGCCGCCACACCGGGTACACCGGGCACCAGCGCCGAGCGTCGCCGTCTTAAAGCCAGCCTCATCCACCAGTGCACAATGTCACGCAAGAAGCTGGCCCCGCTTTGGGCAATCGAGAAACGCTGGGAATAAAAAGGCTTCTTGCAGCGTTGGAAGACTCAAAGCCTATTTTAAGATCTCTTCTTATTCTTCTCCATGCTGGGCTGCctggagggggagggggggaaagGTTCAGATAATTATGTGCGCATATTTTAGACCCGTACCAGGGGCCGGGTGGTTTGTAGATTTTGCTCATCGGGCGCAACACCTCAACATTCAATGTCCGGAGAGCTCCGCCAActagtttccaaaaaaatgTGTCGGATTTGCATCCATTTCGGGGTTGTTTGGTGGTGTGACGAGAAGgatacatgtgtgtgtgtgtggttttttatgctcacaatttttgcacactcAGCAAAATATGTAAACTAGCAGACAAAatattttgctccattttggGACCGGACCGCCAGCTCCGTTGTCTAAGGGGTTGCAAAACCATACGCCAACTTCACTGAGCTTCGACCCGAAGGATTCAAATCTTGAAGCTACAGTCTCGTCCGGTGTATCGCGTGTAATTTCTCTATCAATTGCGAATCGCACACAGCGACGGCGACAAGGTGCAGCAGACAAGATTCCGGCCCGCGTGTCCGCGTGTTTAGGTCACTCGGATCAACACCGCGCGTGTGTGTCGCCTCCTCGCGAGGCCCGCGACGAACCGGTCGTACCGGACCAGCCTGGTCTTGTTGGGTCTCGTTTGGTTTTGTAGCTGGTGGCTGGTGATAGCAAGCAGAAGGACCCCTCAACCAGGAGACTTgaacgcgcgcgcgtgtgtgtgtgtctctgtgTGGTAAAGCGGGTTTGTAGGTTACACGCCGATCGGTGTACACCTTATGTTGGCAACTCTTTCTCGGCGGGCAACTCTCCCCGCATGGATTGGAACCGGGCGGCTTATGCAACCGTTAGCGATACTGGCTCGAGCGGGTGGCCGGGTGGGTCTTTCGTCTAGTCCTCATCTCGGCGACCGTTTGTAATCGATCGTGGCAGTCACTAGATCGAGGATCGTGCGCTTTCTCGGCACCGAAACGGGAACGGGAACGGTGACTTCAATTTCATGCACCGAAAACCAAATACCAGACACAATGAAATTAAAGAACCGATCGACCCGAATCGTTTGAACCACAAATTTTCATACTAGCTGCAAAGGAAGCCGCTGTTACAGTGTGCCGCAGTGCAAACCTCCGTTCGAAATATCGCCACACGCCCTTAATTCTTGGCGACCGAAGTGTGCAACAGCCGCCCCACGATGGTTACAGCCGCAACCATGGTGCCCATATCGTGCCGTGGGACGTACTGCAACTAATAGGGTTATTTATTCGCTATTTGCTTAGCCACATGCTTTCCCGGCCGTTGTGCCGTGTGCTCGTGCACCACATGGACATGCCGCACAAAATACGCCATCTGGTTGAATTGTTGAAATAGTTGgtaacaaacgaaacacaaaccgaaaaaacaacatcgtGTTCGTTCTTTCATCACCCGATGTGGACGGCGGTAATGGACACCTCTAATGGTTCCATTGTTGATTAATTTCCGTCCGTCTGTGGGGTGTCCGTTTGATACACAAGCGCAACAAACATGAGAATGCGCTTTTCGCGACGCAAACATTCCTTTCGGCGGTTGTAGGTGAACTGGCCATGGCACAAAAGACGTCACAGTCATAGTTTGATGGAGTTCGAGACGTATTTTAAGATGAAAGATGAAGCGCTATTTGCGTGTGAAAGAATCTGAATTCTTCCTGTATAACGATCAATAGATGTCGGGGTTTTCGCAAGACAGAACTAGTGATGTGAAAAATCGCTTCCATATGGAATACGTTCCGGATACACCCTGGGACCAAATCTCCGGATCCGATCCGACGGATCTCTTATGTACAATCATATACAACATATTTGTGTACATCATACAGAAGAGAAAGGAGAGGAGATTAGTATATTGTAGATGGATAACATATGTTATGCTTCTTAAACGATGTACTAATTACTTCTAAATTCTCTTAAAACTGATCGTAAGAGATGAGGATACAAAACTATTTTATGTTCAGAttatattaaaacaacaaaaccttgCTACGTCCGGATTTACAAGGAATAATTCCATACAAATAGTAAATAATGaggatttcaattaaaatgtcCAATTTTGACATATCCGGATCTTGGAAGATTTGTATAAcaattctttttgtttaattcaatGCTGGATTCCCATCACGACCCATCTGGATCCGAATACTTGTTTTGGAGTCCAATACCCGATCTTCGGTATGACAGTTCCGAATCCTGAAATGGGTTCGTATCCGAACACTTGTTTTGTATCCCAACTTCAGATTTGATCCAGATGAACCTAGATTTAACATCCGTATTGATCCGTTGAAGAATTGAGTCTCAGAAACCGACTCTCATTGCACAACACTAGTCAAGACGGACAAAAAATCGCATTATTGCCGTTCCTTCGTATCAAATATCAAGTATTCGAGTATGATGTAAAAATGGGTCTAGTAATCCAGTATATATGTGGCAGCCACATCAGAGGTGTCCTCTCAAAGTTGGGCAATTATGACAGGTTCTTCAGGTACTGCACCTTGTGGCCATTTAATTTGCACAGGGCTCATACACATATTAATCCATTATGatctttgaaaaaaacaaccaaagcaTGCTATGGACTATTTCCAGGAAATACAGCGTTACAAGGAGTGAGCTCATAGCTCTTAATTAAATCAAAGCGCTCGCCATCCACTACTTTTATGTGCTAGAAACTGGGCGTGAAATTTCGCCCACTTCATTGCCTTTTGTCAATTTCAACTACTTATTCCTTAGAACACGTCACGTAAAGCTCTAGAACCAGAAAGACGCACATTCTCCCGATGTCTCACTGTTGTTGCGCGTGTGTCCTTCAACAATTCCGCCTCTATCAGCCCCTCGGAGGAGTAAGTTCGAAGGCTAGACATCTGAAAAGGAAGTTTCGTAGAAAAAGTCCCAACCAACCGTTCCAGCCCGTTGTACGCAGTTGTACGCTATCATGCGAGCATTTAGCGCTGGATCCGGTTTGCCCagtgtgcggtgtgtgcgcAATACAAGAAGCAGGAAGCAATCAGGAAGCGTCAACAGTAGAGCTGCCACTTAGTTCGCGATTCGGGGTGGCATATATGTGCACACGGTTCCCCATCATCGTGGCGGCTTGGCTTGGCAGCCGAGCCCTTCCCTTCCGCGTACGTCACACAcatgggaggttttttttttcgccccgaAGATATGTGCTTTGGCCACGTCGTCACCTTTGCTGAGTGAGCAAAAAACGAGCAAATGATCGGTGATCGTTCCAGCCGGGTCATAGCTACCTGCCGAGAGTGTGTCCGTCAAACAGGTTTTCCGGTGGCTCATTATAGGCGGCCAGCCTGGTGGTGAGCTCCATCGTGTGGTGACTTATTTTCGGACATCATATCCCCCCCCCCGCCCCTCCATCATGTCCCCAAAGTCGACTCCCTCGCGGTATCACGAGCGTAGGGCAGATACCGCAGGTTAgcggacctctctctatacgGCCAGACTTAACCACCAGCGCCGTAAGCACACACTTTCGCTTTGCGTAATATCACCTTCTCCCGAAATGCGTGGTGGGACGCATAATCCCGAGCCGGTTTGTGGCCGAAGGAAAGTGAACGAACAGCACAAACCtgaaacgcacacaaaaactaGGCCCAAGACCGGGTTGCTCTACCACCCGATCGCTCTGCGTACCGTCTCGCGCACGCTGCCCCGATGCGATCGAACACTGTGCGGTTATCAAATCGGCGTGATCTTTACGGATCTTTCTCTCCGACACCTCCCCCCAGCGTCTAGGCGGGTGTGGTACCTCGCCCCCGGGGGGTGGGAAAAAGTTTACGCTCGTGTGTCTGTGGGCTTGGTGGACACCCGACACACTGGTTGCGGTGTGCAGAGTGTTGCGGTGTGTTTGCGTCGATatgtaaattgaatttcactCTCGATTTCGTTTGAGAAAACTGGATTTTCGGTCCCGTAAGGCCCCCGGTTGAGGTAGCTTAGCAACAGGctgctttgttttcttatcaGGTTTGTGGTCGGTGCTGCTGTGCGGCAGTTTTTGTTACCGCCCCATCACGGGCTTTACTTTGTTTGATTCCCGCCAAAACGgcgcacaaaaaacaaagctaaaGTACCGTAGGggacaacaaaacaagcatcaCCGATGCCAGCGATAGACGGCTGAAAGGAAACGTGAATACGTTTGACCGGTCGGGACAACCTTACTGACAAGTTCATACTTTCCCAACTGCATACGTGAAGTTTACCATCAGTCTCTGCTTCTCGTGACGGTCAACATGTTTCCTTTGTTTCATAACAAATACGACCAACCAAGGGGCAGGTGTAGTACGGCGATCGCTATCAAGCCGCAAGTCATAAGTGGAAATGCAACGATCACGGTCCTGCTGTTGTTCATTGCACGCTTTGAAGCCACTCTACCGTCCATCCGTCGTGCGGTGGTTGCAAACCTTGAAAACCTCGCACATACAATGTCCGGGATCAACTATCAATCATGTTCATGCTCAAGATACATTTAATGGCGCTGCAAGTAAGGGAgtgagagagagggagatCTCCAAGATGCATAGACGAGCGACGGGTACTTATGTGTACATCTCTTGTCATTTAGATATCGAGAACGATCCGAACCGTGCGCCACCGTGCGATGAATCGGTGTGCCAGCTGCCCGATTGCTTCTGCTCCGAGGATGGTACCACCATCCCCGGCAGCCTGCCAGCCAAGGATGTGCCGATGATGATCACCATCACCTTCGACGACgcgatcaacaacaacaacatcgatCTGTACAAGGAGATCTTCAACGGCAAGCGCAAGAACCCGAACGGTTGCGACATCAAGGCGACGTACTTTGTCTCCCATAAGTACACCAACTACTCGGCTGTGCAGGAGACACACCGCAAGGGTCACGAAATTGCGGTCCACTCTATCACGTAAGTACGGTGTGATCTCACCAAGAAGCGTTAGCCGCTATGCTGCATTTTTTTAGCTGTTAGTTGTCCTTTCGGCATAAAAAAGCGTCTGTCTTATCCGTCATCTATTGGACAccatgtttttcttcactatTTCGCTTTTGCAACAGTCACAACGATGAGGAACGCTTCTGGTCTAACGCCACCGTGGACGACTGGGCGAAGGAGATGGCCGGTATGAGAATCATCATTGAGAAGTACGCCAACATTACGGACAACTCGGTGGTTGGTGTGCGTGCACCGTACCTGCGCGTCGGTGGCAACAACCAGTTCACCATGATGGAGGAGCAAGCGTTCCTGTACGACTCCACCATTACTGCGCCACTCTCGAACCCACCGCTCTGGCCGTACACGATGTACTTCCGCATGCCGCATCGGTGCCATGGTAATCTGCAGAGCTGCCCGACGCGCTCGCACGCCGTCTGGGAGATGGTGATGAACGAGCTCGACCGCCGGGAGGATCCGACCAACGACGAGTACCTGCCCGGTTGCGCCATGGTGGACTCCTGCTCGAATATTCTCACCGGTGACCAGTTCTACAACTTCCTCAACCACAACTTCGACCGGCACTACGACCAGAACCGTGCCCCGCTCGGGCTGTACTTCCACGCTGCCTGGTTGAAGAACAACCCGGAG
This region of Anopheles marshallii chromosome 2, idAnoMarsDA_429_01, whole genome shotgun sequence genomic DNA includes:
- the LOC128710489 gene encoding chitin deacetylase 1, encoding MVKLLALIGILALTVATATAEVRIKRQAEETTKKEESFEKELCKDKDAGEWFRLVAGEGDNCRDVIQCTSSGLQAIRCPAGLYFDIEKQTCDWKDAVKNCKFKNKERKVKPLLITDEPLCQDGFLACGDGNCIERGLFCNGEKDCTDGSDENSCDIENDPNRAPPCDESVCQLPDCFCSEDGTTIPGSLPAKDVPMMITITFDDAINNNNIDLYKEIFNGKRKNPNGCDIKATYFVSHKYTNYSAVQETHRKGHEIAVHSITHNDEERFWSNATVDDWAKEMAGMRIIIEKYANITDNSVVGVRAPYLRVGGNNQFTMMEEQAFLYDSTITAPLSNPPLWPYTMYFRMPHRCHGNLQSCPTRSHAVWEMVMNELDRREDPTNDEYLPGCAMVDSCSNILTGDQFYNFLNHNFDRHYDQNRAPLGLYFHAAWLKNNPEFLDAFLYWIDEVLSNHNDVYFVTMTQVIQWIQNPRTTNEVKNFEPWREKCVVEGQPACWVPHSCKLTSKEVPGETINLQTCVRCPNNYPWVNDPTGDGFF